The following are from one region of the Actinopolyspora halophila DSM 43834 genome:
- a CDS encoding cytochrome ubiquinol oxidase subunit I has protein sequence MTGSPATELLAEAASPADLVAARIQMALSLGWHIVIACFGVGMPAITVFAEWRGNRTGDEVYRLLAQRWAKAMGVLFAVGAVSGTILSFEMGVLWPGMMDTYGQVIGLPFTLEGFAFFIEAIFLGIYLYAWDRLSPRVHVLTGIPVCVAGVASAFFVVTANAWMNQPRGFDLENGRVVQVEPWAAMFNPAAWPQTVHMIIAAFMVAGFGMAAVYAAALLRGRRDRYHRLGFLIPFTVGAVLTPVQIGVGDWAAKFLAENQPIKLAAIEGVHETARNVPLHVGGIYQQGEMRYAFEIPNGLSLLAHWTPNGRILGLAEAAAENRPPVNIVHWSFQIMVAIGFGLLLLGIWCGLVWWRRRSFPRNRVFLALATAAGFAAPLALEFGWITTEVGRQPWIVWGRMRTAEAVTPVPGLYGGLIAVAVVYLVMTVATIYVLRRLARAPLAPQEHDEEHA, from the coding sequence ATGACGGGCTCCCCGGCTACGGAACTGCTGGCGGAGGCCGCCTCACCCGCCGATCTGGTAGCGGCCCGGATCCAGATGGCCCTGTCGCTGGGCTGGCACATCGTGATCGCCTGCTTCGGGGTGGGCATGCCCGCGATCACGGTCTTCGCGGAGTGGCGCGGCAACCGCACCGGGGACGAGGTGTACCGACTGCTCGCCCAACGCTGGGCCAAGGCGATGGGCGTGCTCTTCGCCGTGGGCGCGGTCTCGGGCACGATCCTGAGTTTCGAGATGGGTGTGCTGTGGCCCGGCATGATGGACACCTACGGGCAGGTCATCGGGCTCCCGTTCACTCTGGAGGGATTCGCCTTCTTCATCGAGGCGATCTTCCTCGGGATCTACCTCTACGCCTGGGACAGGCTCTCGCCCCGGGTCCACGTGCTGACCGGCATCCCCGTCTGCGTCGCCGGAGTGGCCTCGGCGTTCTTCGTCGTCACGGCCAACGCCTGGATGAACCAGCCCAGGGGGTTCGACCTGGAGAACGGACGAGTGGTGCAGGTCGAACCGTGGGCGGCCATGTTCAACCCGGCGGCCTGGCCGCAGACCGTGCACATGATCATAGCCGCTTTCATGGTGGCCGGTTTCGGAATGGCAGCCGTTTACGCCGCGGCGCTCCTGCGCGGTCGACGCGATCGCTACCACCGGCTCGGCTTCCTGATCCCCTTCACGGTCGGTGCCGTGCTCACACCGGTGCAGATAGGGGTGGGGGACTGGGCCGCGAAGTTCCTCGCCGAGAACCAGCCGATCAAGCTCGCGGCCATCGAGGGCGTTCACGAAACGGCGCGCAATGTTCCCCTGCACGTCGGCGGCATCTACCAGCAGGGCGAGATGCGGTACGCGTTCGAGATCCCCAACGGTCTGTCGCTGTTGGCCCACTGGACCCCGAACGGGCGAATACTCGGGCTGGCCGAGGCCGCCGCCGAGAACCGGCCACCGGTCAACATCGTGCACTGGTCCTTCCAGATCATGGTCGCGATCGGTTTCGGACTGCTGCTGCTCGGCATCTGGTGCGGCCTCGTCTGGTGGCGGCGCAGGAGTTTTCCGCGCAACCGGGTCTTTCTGGCCCTGGCGACCGCGGCGGGTTTCGCCGCTCCGCTGGCGCTGGAATTCGGCTGGATCACCACCGAGGTGGGGCGCCAACCGTGGATCGTCTGGGGCAGGATGCGCACGGCCGAAGCCGTCACTCCCGTGCCGGGGCTCTACGGCGGCCTGATCGCCGTGGCCGTGGTGTATCTCGTGATGACCGTCGCCACCATCTACGTGCTGAGGCGATTGGCCCGGGCCCCGCTGGCCCCGCAGGAACACGACGAGGAACACGCATGA
- a CDS encoding cytochrome d ubiquinol oxidase subunit II, which yields MSLAELMIAVMWAGLTAYVLLGGADFGGGFWDLLAGGTRKGAEQRDLINHSIGPVWEANHVWLIFVIVLCWTGFPEVFAAVSSTMYIPLTLVALGIIARGAAFAFRKASTELGHRRVYGFAFALSSVLTPFFLGTVAGGIASGRTPAGIAAGELVGSWVNPTSALGGVLAVAIAAYLAAVFLCADARREGADALAETFRRKALGTAAVTGAVALGGIAVLHADAPRLYAGLVGKGLPLILVSVLGGVASLALLVRRRYLPSRVAAAVAVAALLWGWAVAQYPLVLLPDTTIEEAAAQPAVLRVSLVVTLVGAVLLLPSLWWMFSLFQRVQPHSTGRGTSLSE from the coding sequence ATGAGTCTCGCGGAGCTGATGATCGCGGTGATGTGGGCGGGGTTGACCGCCTACGTGCTGTTGGGCGGCGCCGATTTCGGCGGCGGTTTCTGGGACCTGCTGGCCGGGGGAACGCGGAAGGGGGCCGAGCAGCGGGACCTCATCAACCACTCGATCGGTCCGGTCTGGGAGGCCAACCACGTTTGGCTGATATTCGTCATCGTGCTGTGCTGGACCGGTTTCCCCGAGGTGTTCGCGGCCGTGTCCTCCACCATGTACATTCCACTGACCCTGGTGGCTCTGGGCATCATCGCCAGGGGAGCGGCCTTCGCGTTCCGCAAGGCCAGCACGGAACTCGGCCATCGTCGGGTGTACGGGTTCGCCTTCGCGCTGTCCTCGGTGCTGACACCGTTCTTCCTCGGCACCGTCGCAGGGGGGATCGCTTCCGGAAGGACACCCGCTGGTATCGCGGCCGGGGAGCTCGTCGGCAGCTGGGTCAACCCCACCTCCGCCTTGGGAGGGGTGCTCGCGGTGGCGATCGCGGCCTACCTCGCGGCGGTGTTCCTGTGCGCCGATGCCCGCAGGGAGGGAGCGGACGCGCTGGCCGAGACGTTTCGGCGCAAGGCTCTCGGAACAGCCGCGGTCACCGGTGCGGTCGCGCTCGGTGGCATAGCGGTGCTCCACGCGGACGCTCCCCGGCTCTACGCGGGACTCGTCGGCAAGGGGTTGCCGCTGATCCTCGTTTCGGTGCTCGGAGGAGTGGCCTCGCTCGCTTTGCTGGTGCGCAGAAGGTATCTGCCTTCCCGGGTAGCGGCTGCGGTCGCGGTGGCGGCCCTGCTGTGGGGGTGGGCCGTGGCCCAGTACCCGTTGGTGTTGCTGCCGGACACCACCATCGAGGAGGCCGCCGCCCAGCCCGCCGTTCTGCGGGTGAGTCTGGTGGTCACCCTGGTCGGGGCCGTGTTGCTGCTTCCCTCGCTGTGGTGGATGTTCAGCCTGTTCCAGCGTGTGCAGCCGCACTCGACCGGCCGGGGGACGAGCCTTTCCGAGTAG
- a CDS encoding PPOX class F420-dependent oxidoreductase: MIFTEVECEYLGGQLLGRLATVGPDGTPQLRPLGFRLNEDGTVDLGGPWVASTQRYRNVRRQPRVGFVVDDLAPEEPSAVKPGMGRGVEIRGVAETLRVDSPPGMSGMAGNDIIRLFPRRVISWHIDSNNPSGEARNIAGR, encoded by the coding sequence ATGATTTTTACCGAGGTCGAGTGCGAGTACCTCGGCGGACAGCTGCTGGGAAGATTGGCGACCGTGGGTCCGGACGGCACCCCGCAGCTCAGGCCGCTGGGCTTCCGACTCAACGAGGACGGAACGGTCGACCTGGGAGGGCCGTGGGTGGCCTCGACCCAGCGGTACCGCAACGTGCGCAGGCAACCCCGCGTCGGATTCGTCGTGGACGATCTGGCTCCCGAGGAACCGTCAGCGGTGAAGCCGGGAATGGGGCGAGGAGTCGAGATCCGTGGGGTGGCGGAAACCCTACGGGTCGATTCACCTCCGGGGATGTCTGGCATGGCGGGGAACGACATCATTCGGCTGTTTCCGCGACGGGTGATCAGCTGGCACATCGATTCGAACAACCCCTCCGGGGAAGCCAGGAACATCGCCGGGAGATGA
- a CDS encoding DUF4231 domain-containing protein produces the protein MSSTEVSTGIVGGGVLSADSAPDDVARRIADLSEQVHRALLLRRLLVVWAIPGNGVLIALALGGLVLRGTPVWWMTTLVSVILMISVVGSAFLLYRQYFRVRGMAIELRELNQARREQMLDDMNSGDLLATHKRYRVYLPDAVRAYRRQARRYRCANNALQLVVIAGSIVTAVVAAASVSMVTARWSAVVLSLVVALTAALSGYGKYRERSVNLQVTADALEREYHSVELRVGKYGRFEDERAAYAEFAYEAEVLLDEHAKRQQQVGPAVLPDNLV, from the coding sequence ATGAGCAGTACCGAGGTCAGTACGGGGATAGTCGGAGGAGGTGTGCTCTCCGCCGATTCGGCCCCTGATGACGTCGCGCGACGCATCGCGGACCTCTCCGAACAGGTGCATCGGGCACTGCTGTTACGACGTTTGCTGGTCGTGTGGGCTATTCCTGGGAACGGAGTCCTGATCGCGCTCGCTTTGGGGGGGCTCGTGCTGCGAGGCACCCCTGTTTGGTGGATGACGACACTCGTCTCGGTGATACTGATGATCTCCGTAGTGGGGTCGGCCTTCCTGCTGTACCGCCAGTACTTCAGGGTACGCGGTATGGCGATCGAACTGCGGGAGCTGAATCAGGCGCGTCGCGAGCAGATGCTCGACGACATGAACTCCGGTGACCTGCTGGCCACGCACAAGCGCTATCGCGTGTACCTACCGGACGCGGTCCGGGCGTACCGCAGGCAGGCTCGTCGTTATCGGTGTGCCAACAATGCGCTGCAGCTGGTGGTCATAGCCGGGTCCATCGTGACCGCGGTGGTGGCGGCCGCTTCGGTATCGATGGTGACCGCCCGTTGGTCGGCTGTCGTGTTGAGTCTCGTGGTGGCGTTGACCGCGGCCTTGTCCGGTTACGGCAAGTACCGGGAACGCAGTGTGAATTTGCAGGTAACCGCTGATGCTTTGGAGCGCGAATACCATTCGGTGGAGCTCCGGGTGGGCAAGTACGGTCGCTTCGAGGACGAGCGGGCCGCCTACGCGGAATTCGCTTACGAAGCCGAGGTGCTGCTGGACGAGCACGCCAAACGTCAGCAACAGGTGGGGCCCGCCGTACTACCGGACAATCTGGTTTGA
- a CDS encoding inorganic diphosphatase — MDFDVMIEIPKGNRNKYEVDHKTGRIRLDRTLFTATQYPADYGFIEETLGEDGDPLDALVLVQEPTFPGCLISARAIGMFRMRDEKGGDDKIICVPADDPRQEHMRDIHHVQEFHRLEIQHFFEVYKDLEPAKSVEGATWVGREEAETEIKRSFERAKEQEH; from the coding sequence GTGGACTTCGACGTCATGATCGAGATCCCCAAGGGGAACCGCAACAAGTACGAGGTGGACCACAAGACGGGCCGGATCCGTCTCGACCGGACGCTGTTCACCGCCACCCAGTATCCGGCCGACTACGGATTCATCGAGGAGACCCTCGGTGAGGACGGAGACCCGCTGGACGCGCTCGTGCTCGTGCAGGAGCCGACCTTCCCCGGCTGCCTGATCAGCGCGCGCGCGATCGGGATGTTCCGGATGCGCGACGAGAAGGGCGGCGACGACAAGATCATCTGCGTTCCGGCCGACGATCCGCGGCAGGAGCACATGCGCGACATCCACCACGTCCAGGAGTTCCACCGGCTGGAGATCCAGCACTTCTTCGAGGTCTACAAGGACCTCGAGCCCGCGAAGAGCGTGGAAGGCGCGACCTGGGTCGGCAGGGAAGAGGCCGAGACCGAGATCAAGCGCTCGTTCGAGCGCGCCAAGGAACAGGAGCACTGA
- the dacB gene encoding D-alanyl-D-alanine carboxypeptidase/D-alanyl-D-alanine endopeptidase: MSDPQAPKGETDDHEELGSSADTAAESSPSSGGNDVTSASEEQDPFDWPTAAPEKTPEEVDESGSEGTAGGDPEWPEHDESAVESTQRLEAVGRAEETGSRDSGSGDPASDPPTVQLAIVPPSVVEKPPSGGPAPPDGQRAVEPSEETGSGASGGTRPADPADFGMPPAGASPGVPRLLGVSGTRAVPGPARATGDGADSGDGGDGAAAEASAVSSGTEPSAEAAPTADGDTAGGVGRNPDAEAPRDDPPEKTGTGGDSGFGKRVGWKRVRERMSRKRVLIAVSLVGVIALGVVAVLGGTTWFGDVLRPRADAPALVRLNPSVSGLDPSARMPSRSGLSRALEDVVSDPALNDLGGTVLDSRTGKVLWSRNDDRGMVPASTNKLLTSCAALLAVDHDFRFSTKIVRGQDPGSIVLVGGGDPTLSALPEGQSSVYPDAARLDELVRKIRSSTSGEINSVKVDVSRYSGPTLAADWAQGDVENGYIAPVRPVMLDGGREDPTDIHSPRSRHPALDAARELASRLGAPTESVSTTTMRGSTSTLAEVRSPPLRDLVRKLLRDSDNVLAEAVARQVAVTTGHEPSFSGAVRAVRSVLERNGFDLSGVELVDGSGLSDTDRLPPRLLGELLRTAGAPADGPSGRSARLRPVLTAVPIAGASGSLAGRYDGPASEARGWVRAKTGTLTGANALAGTVVTADGRLLSFAFISNGSQPNEARPALDRVAAKLRSCGCR; the protein is encoded by the coding sequence TTGTCCGATCCCCAGGCTCCGAAGGGCGAGACGGACGATCACGAGGAGCTCGGCTCGTCCGCGGACACCGCAGCGGAATCGTCCCCTTCCTCAGGGGGAAACGACGTCACCAGCGCGAGTGAAGAGCAGGATCCGTTCGACTGGCCCACCGCGGCCCCGGAGAAGACCCCCGAGGAAGTGGACGAGAGCGGTTCCGAGGGGACCGCAGGGGGCGATCCCGAATGGCCGGAACACGACGAGTCGGCTGTCGAGAGCACTCAGCGGTTGGAAGCCGTCGGTCGCGCGGAGGAGACGGGCTCCCGGGATTCCGGCTCGGGCGATCCCGCTTCCGATCCGCCGACCGTGCAGCTGGCCATCGTTCCACCCTCGGTCGTGGAAAAACCTCCTTCGGGCGGGCCCGCTCCCCCGGACGGGCAGCGGGCCGTCGAACCGTCGGAGGAGACGGGTTCCGGTGCCTCGGGGGGCACTCGTCCGGCCGATCCGGCCGATTTCGGTATGCCACCGGCGGGTGCCTCGCCCGGAGTCCCCAGACTGCTGGGAGTTTCCGGTACGCGCGCTGTCCCCGGACCGGCGCGTGCGACAGGGGACGGTGCCGACAGCGGGGACGGCGGGGACGGTGCTGCCGCGGAGGCCTCCGCGGTGAGCTCCGGGACGGAACCGTCCGCGGAGGCAGCCCCCACCGCCGACGGGGACACCGCCGGGGGAGTCGGGCGGAACCCCGACGCGGAGGCTCCGCGGGACGACCCCCCGGAGAAGACGGGCACGGGCGGAGACTCCGGTTTCGGCAAGAGGGTCGGCTGGAAACGGGTTCGCGAACGCATGAGCCGCAAGCGCGTGCTCATCGCGGTTTCCCTGGTCGGCGTGATCGCGCTCGGAGTCGTGGCCGTGCTGGGAGGTACGACCTGGTTCGGTGACGTGCTGCGTCCCCGAGCGGATGCTCCCGCACTGGTTCGGCTGAACCCCTCCGTCAGTGGCCTGGACCCCTCGGCGCGGATGCCGAGCAGGTCGGGGCTGTCGCGAGCGCTCGAGGACGTGGTCTCGGACCCGGCGCTGAACGACCTGGGCGGGACCGTCCTCGACTCCAGGACGGGGAAGGTGCTGTGGAGCCGGAACGATGATCGCGGCATGGTTCCGGCCTCGACCAACAAGCTGCTCACGTCGTGTGCCGCACTCCTGGCCGTCGACCACGACTTCCGGTTCAGCACCAAGATCGTACGCGGGCAGGATCCCGGAAGCATCGTCCTCGTCGGAGGCGGGGACCCGACGCTGTCAGCACTGCCCGAAGGGCAGAGCTCGGTCTACCCGGACGCGGCGAGGCTGGACGAGCTGGTGCGCAAGATCCGTTCGAGCACGTCGGGCGAGATCAACTCCGTGAAGGTGGACGTGAGCCGCTACAGCGGGCCCACCCTCGCGGCCGACTGGGCTCAGGGAGACGTGGAAAACGGCTACATCGCCCCCGTCCGCCCCGTGATGCTCGACGGCGGACGCGAGGACCCGACGGACATCCACAGCCCGCGCAGCCGGCATCCCGCCCTCGACGCGGCCCGTGAACTCGCCTCCCGGCTGGGAGCGCCGACCGAGTCGGTGAGCACGACCACGATGCGGGGGAGCACCTCCACACTCGCCGAGGTCCGCTCCCCTCCGCTGCGGGATCTGGTGCGCAAACTGCTACGGGACTCGGACAACGTGCTGGCCGAGGCCGTGGCGCGCCAGGTGGCGGTGACCACGGGGCACGAGCCCTCCTTCTCCGGCGCCGTGCGTGCGGTGCGTTCCGTGCTCGAGCGCAACGGTTTCGACCTGAGCGGGGTAGAGCTCGTAGACGGAAGCGGACTGTCCGACACCGATCGGTTGCCCCCGCGGCTGCTGGGCGAGCTGTTGCGGACGGCCGGCGCTCCCGCGGACGGTCCGTCCGGGCGCAGTGCCAGGCTGCGGCCGGTGCTGACCGCTGTTCCCATCGCGGGCGCCAGCGGCAGTCTGGCCGGGCGTTACGACGGCCCCGCTTCGGAAGCGCGTGGCTGGGTCAGGGCCAAGACCGGAACGCTCACCGGGGCGAACGCCCTGGCGGGAACCGTGGTCACCGCGGACGGCAGACTGCTGAGTTTCGCGTTCATCTCGAACGGGAGTCAGCCGAACGAGGCACGTCCCGCGCTGGATCGAGTGGCCGCGAAACTGCGCTCCTGCGGCTGTCGCTGA
- a CDS encoding zinc-dependent metalloprotease: MTGRATSQRVGSPDGIGTGAVDWDTAVNTAGRLLKPGPEISRTEAATAVASLREFSADAETHVRELTGLGAELPVESGDVVDRPGWLHGAGRGLAELTDVAFANTSGTDSDGSGELLATINSRGAGLQAGVVLAYLGTKVLGQYDPFAPARPGASGAGRLLLVAPNIVAAQRALEVPEEDFHMWVCLHESTHRLQFNAVPWLREYFANSVGELMSAMDGSTGELFGRLPSVVREVRSGRSGESDTSPGMLGVVELLQSPSQRAALDRIIAVSTLLEGHADHVMDAVGPRVVPSVHTIRERFTRRRSGGGLLDRLLRSLLGVDAKIKQYAKGAEFTRHVVGAVGMEGFNAVWERPDNLPSRAELSDPPAWLRRVHG, encoded by the coding sequence GTGACCGGGCGCGCCACGTCGCAACGCGTCGGCTCCCCGGACGGGATCGGAACCGGTGCCGTCGACTGGGACACGGCCGTGAACACGGCGGGCCGGCTACTCAAACCGGGCCCGGAGATTTCCCGAACCGAGGCCGCGACCGCTGTGGCGAGCCTGCGTGAGTTCAGCGCGGATGCCGAGACGCACGTGCGCGAGCTGACCGGTCTGGGAGCCGAACTCCCGGTCGAGTCCGGTGACGTGGTGGATCGACCCGGTTGGCTGCACGGCGCGGGCCGTGGGTTGGCCGAACTGACCGACGTCGCTTTCGCGAACACCTCGGGAACCGACTCCGATGGGTCCGGCGAGTTGTTGGCGACCATAAACAGTCGGGGTGCGGGGCTCCAGGCCGGAGTGGTGCTGGCCTACCTCGGCACCAAGGTGCTCGGCCAGTACGATCCCTTCGCCCCCGCGCGCCCCGGAGCCAGCGGGGCGGGAAGGTTGCTGCTGGTCGCGCCGAACATCGTGGCCGCCCAGCGTGCTCTGGAGGTTCCCGAGGAGGACTTCCACATGTGGGTGTGCCTGCACGAGTCCACCCACCGGCTGCAGTTCAACGCGGTTCCCTGGCTGCGCGAGTACTTCGCGAACAGCGTCGGCGAGCTGATGAGCGCGATGGACGGTTCCACCGGTGAGCTGTTCGGCAGGCTGCCCTCGGTCGTCCGCGAGGTGCGTTCGGGCCGCTCCGGTGAGTCGGACACCAGCCCGGGGATGCTCGGTGTCGTGGAGCTGCTGCAGAGTCCGTCCCAGCGTGCTGCGCTGGACAGGATCATCGCCGTGTCCACGTTGTTGGAGGGGCACGCCGATCACGTGATGGACGCGGTGGGACCTCGGGTGGTCCCCAGCGTGCACACGATCAGGGAGCGGTTCACCCGGCGTCGGTCCGGCGGTGGTTTGCTGGACAGGCTGCTGCGCAGTCTGCTCGGCGTGGACGCGAAGATCAAACAGTACGCGAAGGGTGCCGAGTTCACTCGGCACGTGGTCGGCGCCGTGGGCATGGAGGGGTTCAACGCCGTGTGGGAGCGTCCGGACAACCTTCCGAGCCGTGCCGAACTCTCGGATCCGCCCGCCTGGCTGCGCAGGGTGCACGGCTGA
- the tilS gene encoding tRNA lysidine(34) synthetase TilS, whose product MSEIRVAVRRLLDSEEAAAHRSFPPVVACSGGPDSLALAAATAYFARRRDVPVHGVVVDHGLQEGSSEVAARAAEQLVALGFSEVNTVRVRPDGAGGTEAAARRARYAALRRYRPEGSLVLLGHTLDDQAETVLLGLGRGSGARSIAGMRPLDAPWARPFLGVSRGTIEAACSELGLGPWRDPHNADSRFTRVRLRSEVLPLMEEVLQGGVTSALSRTAAQLREDADALDSVAEETCEWVRRAEGLDARALSGHPSAVRRRVLRNWLSERGVPELSDSHLRAADALVGDWRGQGGHALPGGYELIRARDTLLVECKGRGIDQRSSDG is encoded by the coding sequence GTGAGTGAGATTCGTGTCGCGGTGCGCCGGTTGCTCGACTCGGAGGAGGCCGCGGCTCACCGGAGCTTTCCTCCGGTGGTGGCCTGTTCCGGCGGCCCGGACTCGCTCGCGCTCGCCGCGGCAACCGCGTACTTCGCTCGTCGCCGGGACGTCCCCGTTCACGGCGTTGTCGTGGACCACGGGCTGCAGGAGGGCTCCTCCGAGGTCGCGGCCCGTGCTGCCGAACAGCTGGTCGCCCTGGGTTTTTCCGAGGTGAACACGGTCCGGGTTCGTCCGGACGGTGCAGGCGGTACGGAGGCGGCCGCGCGGCGCGCCCGCTACGCGGCGCTGCGGCGGTACCGTCCGGAGGGATCGCTCGTGCTGCTCGGACACACCCTCGACGATCAGGCCGAAACGGTGCTGCTCGGCCTGGGAAGGGGCTCGGGAGCGCGGTCCATCGCGGGTATGCGGCCGTTGGACGCGCCGTGGGCCCGCCCGTTCCTGGGGGTCTCCCGCGGCACCATCGAGGCGGCCTGTTCCGAGCTGGGACTGGGTCCCTGGCGGGATCCGCACAACGCGGACTCCCGTTTCACCAGGGTACGTCTTCGTTCCGAAGTGTTGCCCCTCATGGAGGAGGTGCTGCAGGGTGGTGTCACGTCAGCGCTGTCCCGGACCGCCGCGCAGTTGCGGGAGGACGCGGACGCGCTGGACTCGGTCGCGGAGGAAACGTGCGAGTGGGTGCGTCGCGCCGAAGGACTCGACGCGCGTGCGCTCTCCGGCCATCCGTCCGCGGTACGTAGACGAGTGCTGCGGAACTGGCTTTCGGAGCGTGGAGTCCCCGAGCTCAGCGACTCTCATCTGCGGGCGGCCGACGCCTTGGTCGGTGACTGGCGGGGACAGGGTGGTCATGCGCTGCCCGGAGGGTATGAGCTGATTCGAGCTCGCGACACTCTTCTGGTGGAATGCAAGGGTCGCGGAATCGACCAACGATCGAGCGACGGGTGA
- the hpt gene encoding hypoxanthine phosphoribosyltransferase gives MYDGDIASVLISEQQINDKVTELAKQVDEDYGHLQGGDLVLVGVLKGAVMVMTDLARALPLPAQLEFMAVSSYGSSTSSSGVVRILKDLDRDIAGKHVLVVEDIIDSGLTLSWLLKNLAARGPTSLEVCTLLRKPDAVQVEVPVRYVGFDIPNEFVVGYGLDFAERYRDLPYIGSLDPKVYTSGV, from the coding sequence GTGTACGACGGCGACATTGCCTCCGTGCTCATATCCGAGCAACAGATCAACGACAAGGTCACCGAGCTGGCCAAACAGGTCGACGAGGACTACGGGCACCTGCAGGGGGGCGATCTGGTGCTCGTGGGGGTGCTCAAGGGCGCCGTCATGGTGATGACCGATCTGGCCCGGGCGCTTCCGCTGCCCGCTCAGTTGGAGTTCATGGCGGTCAGCTCGTACGGTTCGTCGACCTCGTCCTCCGGGGTCGTCCGTATCCTGAAGGACCTGGACAGGGACATAGCCGGTAAGCACGTACTGGTCGTCGAGGACATCATCGACTCGGGGCTCACGCTGTCCTGGCTGCTGAAGAATCTCGCCGCGCGGGGGCCGACTTCCCTCGAGGTGTGCACCCTGCTGCGCAAGCCCGATGCGGTCCAGGTCGAGGTTCCCGTCCGCTACGTCGGTTTCGACATCCCGAACGAGTTCGTCGTCGGATACGGGCTCGACTTCGCGGAGCGCTACCGCGATCTCCCCTACATCGGTAGTCTTGATCCGAAGGTCTACACCTCGGGGGTGTGA